A part of Streptomyces sp. SLBN-31 genomic DNA contains:
- a CDS encoding glycoside hydrolase domain-containing protein — translation MAGHRQSKKRRYITWAVAGAAVVAGAGIAAQTSMAATTWPAQKTYTGRAFDTCAAPSLSAMKAWHTGFYGAAAVYVGGRNRGCSQPNLTASWVKSVSTLGWKLIPLYVGAQPPCQSGSNPEKLTATTAASLGRTDADDAVAKASALGMKAGSPIYLDMESYDITNTSCNNAVLTYVRAFDKELRAKTYRAGYYGFTSSSAKAIANATDKTDLPGNLWYALWDKQNTTTADWPFGSTQYTGHSRGHQYLVNSKETRNGYTITVDRDAWDAPVAITG, via the coding sequence ATGGCCGGCCACCGGCAGTCCAAGAAGCGCAGATACATCACGTGGGCCGTCGCCGGCGCCGCCGTCGTCGCCGGGGCGGGCATCGCCGCGCAGACCTCCATGGCCGCCACCACCTGGCCCGCGCAGAAGACGTACACCGGGCGGGCCTTCGACACCTGCGCCGCGCCCTCCCTGTCCGCGATGAAGGCCTGGCACACCGGCTTCTACGGCGCCGCCGCCGTCTACGTCGGCGGCCGGAACCGGGGCTGCTCCCAACCCAACCTCACCGCCTCCTGGGTCAAGTCCGTCAGCACCCTCGGCTGGAAGCTCATCCCGCTCTACGTCGGCGCCCAGCCGCCCTGCCAGTCCGGCTCCAACCCCGAGAAACTCACCGCCACGACCGCCGCCTCCCTCGGCAGGACCGACGCGGACGACGCCGTCGCCAAGGCCTCAGCGCTCGGCATGAAGGCCGGCAGCCCGATCTACCTGGACATGGAGTCGTACGACATCACGAACACGTCGTGCAACAACGCCGTGCTCACCTACGTCCGCGCCTTCGACAAGGAACTGCGCGCCAAGACCTACCGGGCCGGCTACTACGGCTTCACCAGCTCCAGCGCCAAGGCCATCGCGAACGCCACCGACAAGACGGACCTGCCGGGCAACCTCTGGTACGCCCTGTGGGACAAGCAGAACACCACGACGGCGGACTGGCCGTTCGGCTCGACCCAGTACACCGGACACAGCCGCGGCCACCAGTACCTGGTCAACAGCAAGGAGACGCGCAACGGCTACACGATCACCGTGGACCGCGACGCGTGGGACGCCCCGGTGGCCATCACCGGCTGA
- a CDS encoding serine/threonine-protein kinase produces the protein MSTLIGQGGMGQVWTAYDQRLDRRVAVKLLRPDKVAGQEADELRRRFVRECRVTAQVDHPGLVTVHDAGSEGEELFLVMQYVDGADLSDHLAEHDPYPWQWAVAVAAQLCAVLSAVHAVPIVHRDLKPRNVMVKQDGTVTVLDLGVASVMDADTTRLTHTGTPIGSPAYMAPEQAMGGAVGPYTDLYALGVLLHELLSGDVPFAGSTALGVLHRHLYEPPVPVRRIRPEVPEPLEALVLRLLAKDPQHRPASAQEVYEHLALLLPARGTPTGAPLDPTRPFLRPHAPWPDRARTPAPQPAPVTPVPESAEKPDVARAVDEVKRLLGEGRITQAVDILGAILPAAAEQHGEHSPVVRTLRKQYAATLMDDGQYRRALPELRRLADERAAEAGQADPQSLRFRYEAAQCLEALGDPAGALAEYRALLPYYENQYVSAGNPELSHEVRRRIGHLLLALGDRPAAHDALARLLMDVEHLRGPAHPLAAEIRRTLQWLGQVRG, from the coding sequence CTGTCCACGCTCATCGGACAGGGCGGCATGGGACAGGTCTGGACGGCCTACGACCAACGGCTCGACCGGCGCGTGGCGGTGAAGCTGCTGCGCCCCGACAAGGTGGCGGGCCAGGAGGCCGACGAACTGCGGCGGCGGTTCGTGCGCGAGTGCAGGGTGACCGCGCAGGTCGACCACCCCGGGCTCGTCACCGTGCACGACGCGGGCAGCGAGGGCGAGGAACTGTTCCTCGTCATGCAGTACGTCGACGGCGCGGACCTCTCCGACCACCTCGCCGAGCACGACCCGTACCCGTGGCAGTGGGCCGTCGCGGTGGCCGCGCAACTGTGCGCCGTGCTGAGCGCCGTGCACGCCGTGCCGATCGTCCACCGCGACCTCAAGCCGCGCAACGTGATGGTCAAGCAGGACGGCACCGTCACCGTCCTCGACCTGGGCGTGGCCTCCGTCATGGACGCCGACACCACCCGGCTCACGCACACCGGCACGCCCATCGGCTCGCCCGCCTACATGGCGCCCGAGCAGGCGATGGGCGGCGCGGTCGGCCCGTACACCGACCTGTACGCGCTCGGCGTGCTCCTGCACGAACTGCTCAGTGGTGACGTCCCGTTCGCCGGCTCCACCGCGCTCGGCGTGCTGCACCGGCACCTCTACGAGCCCCCGGTGCCCGTGCGCCGTATCCGCCCCGAGGTGCCCGAGCCGCTCGAAGCGCTCGTCCTGCGCCTGCTCGCGAAGGACCCGCAGCATCGCCCGGCGTCCGCGCAGGAGGTGTACGAGCACCTGGCGCTGCTCCTGCCCGCGCGCGGGACGCCCACGGGGGCGCCCCTCGACCCCACGCGCCCCTTCCTGCGCCCGCACGCCCCCTGGCCGGACCGCGCGCGCACGCCCGCGCCCCAGCCCGCCCCCGTCACGCCCGTGCCCGAGAGCGCCGAGAAACCGGACGTCGCACGCGCCGTCGACGAGGTCAAGCGCCTCCTCGGCGAGGGTCGCATCACCCAGGCCGTCGACATCCTCGGCGCGATCCTGCCCGCCGCTGCGGAGCAGCACGGCGAGCACTCCCCGGTCGTCCGCACCCTCCGCAAGCAGTACGCGGCCACGCTCATGGACGACGGCCAGTACCGGCGCGCGCTGCCCGAACTGCGCCGTCTCGCCGACGAACGCGCCGCCGAGGCCGGGCAGGCCGACCCGCAGTCGCTCCGGTTCCGCTACGAGGCCGCCCAGTGCCTGGAGGCGCTCGGCGATCCGGCGGGGGCGCTCGCGGAGTACCGCGCGCTGCTGCCGTACTACGAGAACCAGTACGTGTCGGCGGGCAACCCCGAGCTCTCGCACGAGGTCCGCCGCCGCATCGGCCACCTCCTCCTCGCCCTCGGCGACCGCCCCGCCGCGCACGACGCGCTCGCGCGCCTGCTGATGGACGTGGAGCACCTGCGCGGCCCCGCCCACCCGCTCGCGGCCGAGATCCGCCGCACCCTTCAGTGGCTCGGACAGGTGCGCGGCTAG
- a CDS encoding N-6 DNA methylase has product MQDNATEVTAAGIARLAGVGRAAVSNWRRRHADFPKPVGGTETSPSFALAEVEAWLRKQGKLAEVPLRERVWQQLAGHPEGPVTALTHAGCVLLLIHDRPTVWLEVGSGSDERLAAMLPGALEQVLVPRFGAGVAKASVTVNAPVSVNSPSPVNPPSGASTPEAVNRSPSLVHGVNAPSAVHAVNASPAVHTPTGPQLLPSAPLLRGAAELAADLGARQAFEFLLGRHLDANPRQYTLTPTELAGLMADLAGPARTLLDPAGGTGTLLRAVSPRPDQELYTQDSAPDLAALTALRLALHTRATVRAAAGDTLRADAFPDLRADAVLCHPPFNERNWGHDELAYDPRWEYGFPARNESELAWIQHALARLRDGGTAVLLMPPAAASRRSGRRIRADLLRRGALRAVVALPIGAAPPYNIPLHLWVLHRPDKAPAQPEVLLVDTGQYATEGRGGPDWRAVREAVLEAWGAFDRAGTLQERPGLARSLPVIDLLDDDVDLAPARHLPPPTAADGTDALTAVRERLGDTLRLTVELTPPPADPAQPAPRWPFTTVGELARGGALVMRTGGNGGHARVPVLTDHDVLAGTAPSGTLPESDEEAVLTEPGDVVVPVLGGGAVARVIDDATGGAALGRNLVLLRPDRTALDPWFLAGFLRGTANNRQASSYASTATRLDVRRLQLPRLALDEQRRYGARFRALDEFERALRRANRLGDQLVRGMYDGLTDGTVAPGRDG; this is encoded by the coding sequence GTGCAGGACAACGCGACAGAGGTGACCGCCGCCGGAATCGCCCGGCTGGCCGGCGTCGGCCGCGCCGCCGTCAGTAACTGGCGCCGCCGCCACGCCGACTTTCCCAAGCCGGTCGGCGGCACCGAGACCAGCCCCTCCTTCGCGCTCGCCGAGGTCGAGGCCTGGCTGCGCAAGCAGGGGAAACTCGCCGAGGTCCCGCTGCGCGAACGCGTCTGGCAGCAGCTCGCGGGGCACCCCGAGGGGCCGGTCACCGCGCTCACGCACGCGGGGTGCGTACTGCTGCTCATCCACGACCGGCCGACGGTGTGGCTCGAGGTCGGTTCGGGGTCGGACGAGCGGCTGGCCGCGATGCTGCCGGGGGCGCTGGAGCAAGTGCTGGTGCCGCGGTTCGGCGCGGGGGTCGCGAAGGCGTCGGTCACTGTGAACGCTCCGGTTTCTGTGAACTCGCCGTCGCCGGTCAACCCGCCGTCCGGAGCGAGCACGCCTGAGGCTGTGAATAGATCGCCGTCGTTGGTTCACGGCGTGAACGCCCCCTCTGCGGTTCACGCTGTGAACGCCTCGCCGGCGGTTCACACCCCCACCGGCCCCCAACTCCTCCCCTCCGCCCCCCTCCTGCGCGGCGCCGCCGAACTCGCCGCCGACCTGGGCGCCCGGCAGGCCTTCGAGTTCCTGCTCGGTCGGCATCTCGACGCCAACCCGCGCCAGTACACGCTCACCCCCACCGAACTCGCCGGCCTCATGGCCGACCTGGCCGGCCCGGCCCGCACCCTCCTCGACCCGGCCGGCGGCACCGGCACCCTCCTGCGCGCCGTCTCCCCCCGCCCCGACCAGGAGCTCTACACCCAGGACAGCGCCCCCGACCTCGCCGCGCTCACCGCGCTCCGCCTCGCCCTGCACACCCGCGCCACCGTGCGCGCCGCCGCCGGCGACACCCTGCGCGCCGACGCCTTCCCCGACCTGCGCGCCGACGCCGTCCTGTGCCACCCGCCGTTCAACGAGCGCAACTGGGGGCACGACGAACTCGCCTACGACCCCCGCTGGGAGTACGGCTTCCCCGCCCGCAACGAGTCCGAGCTCGCCTGGATCCAGCACGCCCTCGCCCGCCTGCGCGACGGCGGCACCGCCGTACTGCTCATGCCGCCCGCCGCCGCCTCCCGCCGCTCCGGCCGCCGTATCCGCGCCGACCTGCTGCGCCGCGGCGCGCTGCGCGCCGTCGTCGCACTGCCGATCGGCGCGGCACCGCCGTACAACATCCCGCTCCACCTGTGGGTGCTGCACCGGCCCGACAAGGCGCCCGCGCAGCCCGAGGTGCTGCTCGTCGACACCGGGCAGTACGCGACGGAGGGGCGCGGCGGCCCCGACTGGCGGGCGGTGCGCGAGGCCGTGCTGGAGGCCTGGGGCGCCTTCGACCGCGCGGGCACCCTTCAGGAACGGCCGGGGCTGGCCCGCTCCCTCCCCGTCATCGACCTCCTCGACGACGACGTCGACCTCGCGCCGGCCCGCCATCTGCCGCCGCCGACCGCGGCCGACGGCACCGACGCGCTCACCGCCGTACGCGAACGACTCGGCGACACCCTGCGCCTGACGGTCGAACTGACTCCGCCGCCCGCCGACCCCGCGCAGCCGGCGCCCCGCTGGCCGTTCACGACCGTCGGTGAACTCGCGCGAGGGGGTGCCCTGGTGATGCGTACGGGCGGAAACGGCGGCCACGCGCGTGTGCCCGTTCTCACCGACCACGACGTGCTCGCCGGTACGGCGCCCTCCGGCACGCTTCCCGAGAGCGACGAGGAGGCCGTGCTGACCGAGCCGGGCGACGTCGTCGTGCCGGTGCTCGGCGGTGGCGCGGTGGCGCGCGTGATCGACGACGCGACGGGGGGCGCCGCCCTGGGGCGCAACCTCGTTCTTCTGCGCCCCGATCGCACGGCGCTCGACCCCTGGTTCCTGGCCGGCTTCCTGCGCGGCACCGCCAACAACCGCCAGGCCAGCAGCTACGCCTCCACGGCCACGCGCCTGGATGTGCGCCGGCTCCAACTGCCCCGGCTCGCGCTCGACGAACAACGGCGCTACGGCGCGCGGTTCCGCGCACTCGACGAGTTCGAGCGGGCGCTCAGGCGCGCGAACCGGCTCGGGGACCAGCTCGTGCGCGGTATGTACGACGGGCTGACGGACGGGACGGTGGCGCCCGGCCGAGACGGCTGA